One window of the Podospora pseudocomata strain CBS 415.72m chromosome 7, whole genome shotgun sequence genome contains the following:
- the atp9 gene encoding ATP synthetase subunit 9 (EggNog:ENOG503P7BC; COG:P) — protein MNASSKLVGAVARMGAKPAMAQTSRLPSSILRSTSIAGRHGLLLSQGRNAFAPVMMRSATQSRGVVAETATAAILAAGKMQGAGLATIGLSGAGVGIGTVFAALINGTARNPALRSQLFSYAILGFAFAEATGLFALMVAFLLLFAY, from the exons ATGAACGCCTCTAGCAAGCTGGTTGGTGCCGTTGCCCGCATGGGTGCGAAGCCTGCGATGGCCCAGA cttctcgcctCCCGAGCTCCATCCTCCGCTCGACGTCCATTGCCGGCCGTCACggtctcctcctcagccaggGCCGCAATGCCTTCGCCCCTGTCATGATGCGCTCTGCCACCCAGTCTCGCGGTGTTGTCGCCGAGACTGCCACGgccgccatcctcgctgCTGGCAAGATGCAAGGTGCCGGTCTCGCCACCATTGGTCTGTCTGGTGCTGGTGTCGGCATTGGCACAGTCTTTGCCGCCCTCATCAACGGCACCGCCCGCAACCCGGCTCTCAGGT CCCAGCTCTTCTCGTACGCCATTTTGGGTTTCGCCTTCGCCGAAGCCACCGGCCTCTTCGCCCTGATGGTTGCCTTTTTGCTTCTCTTCGCCTACTAG
- a CDS encoding hypothetical protein (CAZy:AA16; EggNog:ENOG503PDIK; COG:S): MHFSTVSSALGLASLVSAHGVVLKPASRKPGDATTETCGRAMVNFYKQDETSYPEAFLRSNPLPDRNKCNLFLCKGYQFADNAANVQSYKPGDSVEYEVYIRIPHSGYANVSIVDTTTNKVLGSPLVSWASGYAASSKPPADQTKFSVKIPELGAQCATAGVCVLQWHWFGAGQTYQSCTDFTVAAPVAPAEPAPEHGHGHRIRGQSRW, encoded by the exons ATGCATTtctccaccgtctcctctGCCCTTGGCTTGGCCTCCCTGGTCTCCGCCCACGGTGTTGTCCTGAAGCCGGCTTCTCGCAAGCCAGGTGATGCCACAACCGAGACGTGCGGCCGTGCCATGGTCAACTTTTACAAGCAAGATGAGACGTCTTATCCCGAGGCTTTCTTGAGATCCAACCCATTGCCCGACCGCAACAAGTGCAATCTGTTCCTCTGCAAGGGATATCAGTTCGCCGACAACGCCGCCAATGTCCAGTCGTACAAACCCGGCGACTCTGTTGAGTATGAGGTGTACATCAGGATTCCTCACTCTGGCTACGCCAATGTCTCCATTGTCGACACCACGACCAACAAAGTGTTGGGCTCCCCGCTGGTGAGTTGGGCGAGTGGGTATgcggccagcagcaagccaccaGCGGACCAGACCAAGTTCAGCGTCAAGATCCCGGAGCTTGGTGCGCAGTGTGCGACTGCAGGTGTTTGT GTCCTCCAGTGGCATTGGTTTGGTGCTGGACAGACATATCAGAGTTGCACCGACTTTACGGTTGCCGCTCCTGTTGCTCCCGCTGAGCCGGCTCCGGAACATGGACACGGCcaccgaattcgaggacaGTCTCGCTGGTAG